A genomic stretch from Erysipelothrix sp. HDW6C includes:
- a CDS encoding helix-turn-helix domain-containing protein, whose protein sequence is MNTVLVGSYISNLRKKRGLTQAKLGEIIGVSDKAISKWENGDGLPDVAILQSLAVALNTSVDSILNGGPIKVRRLLMSLGNDEDIRYFKQGIIAVVSALIASLSIKNLVSYVILKDSIINMTFEYGDGLYPYEGSNPFSGYSIPFIIVLLMGFSYFVYVYFRKMLPDNGDIKHFRFFESVMVCIWLAPLIYIFFYEVRIDFIDPRLIFFIPTLIFILIVTLQVRKLMK, encoded by the coding sequence ATGAACACTGTACTTGTTGGAAGTTATATTAGTAATCTTCGTAAAAAAAGAGGTCTTACCCAAGCGAAACTGGGGGAGATTATTGGGGTTAGTGATAAAGCAATATCGAAATGGGAGAATGGTGATGGTCTTCCAGACGTGGCAATTCTTCAGTCACTCGCTGTTGCTTTAAATACCAGTGTTGATAGTATTTTGAATGGGGGACCAATTAAAGTGCGACGGCTCCTTATGTCTTTGGGCAACGACGAAGATATTCGGTATTTTAAGCAAGGTATCATCGCAGTTGTTTCGGCGCTTATTGCGAGTCTGAGTATAAAAAATCTCGTCTCTTATGTAATCCTAAAAGACTCAATTATCAATATGACGTTTGAGTATGGCGACGGATTGTATCCCTATGAAGGCAGCAATCCATTTAGTGGGTATTCAATTCCATTTATTATAGTGTTGTTGATGGGATTCAGCTATTTTGTCTATGTTTACTTTAGAAAGATGTTGCCTGATAATGGAGATATAAAGCACTTTCGCTTCTTTGAGTCGGTCATGGTATGTATTTGGCTTGCTCCACTTATTTATATCTTCTTTTATGAGGTGCGTATCGATTTTATCGATCCACGACTGATTTTCTTTATCCCAACGCTCATCTTTATCTTAATAGTAACACTTCAAGTTCGTAAGCTTATGAAATGA
- a CDS encoding helix-turn-helix domain-containing protein, whose translation MESLKSYELPQCPVETTVLLIGDRWKILIIRELLKGTHRFGDLAKGLPGISNKVLTQHLRALESRELVEREVFAEVPVRVEYSLTTIGWELQDVIDSLWHWGEKYQLFATEV comes from the coding sequence ATGGAATCTTTAAAAAGTTACGAACTACCACAATGTCCCGTTGAAACAACAGTTTTGTTAATTGGAGATCGGTGGAAAATTTTGATAATTCGCGAGTTACTCAAAGGGACACACCGTTTTGGCGACCTCGCTAAAGGATTACCAGGAATATCAAATAAGGTTTTGACACAACACCTCCGCGCTTTAGAATCGCGTGAATTGGTGGAGCGCGAAGTCTTTGCAGAAGTCCCAGTCCGTGTTGAATATTCACTAACAACGATTGGATGGGAGTTACAAGATGTTATTGACAGCCTTTGGCATTGGGGAGAGAAGTATCAACTGTTTGCAACTGAAGTCTAA
- a CDS encoding NAD(P)-dependent oxidoreductase — translation MNIAVIGSTGKLGNIITEKLLENGYTPTAIVRDHRKVTIGVPVIEKNIFDLTTEDISVFDVVISAFGAPMDDLNQFTTTTQHFIKIFKDTDTRLIVAGGAGGLYVADGVRLIDTDNIPPQFVPLAEAEVAAFELLADEQRFAWTYMAPPAVMEYGVPKRGNFVLSGDKLGFNAKGESYTTYVDYANAFIEVLSKPFNHETVGVYSN, via the coding sequence ATGAATATTGCAGTAATAGGTTCTACAGGAAAGCTAGGAAATATTATCACCGAGAAATTACTCGAAAATGGGTACACGCCAACAGCGATCGTACGTGATCATCGTAAAGTTACGATTGGTGTTCCAGTTATTGAGAAAAATATCTTTGACTTAACAACTGAGGATATATCTGTGTTTGATGTCGTAATCAGTGCATTTGGAGCACCGATGGATGATTTGAATCAATTCACTACAACAACACAACATTTCATAAAAATATTTAAAGATACTGATACCCGACTCATTGTTGCGGGAGGCGCAGGTGGCCTGTATGTGGCAGATGGTGTTCGATTAATTGACACTGATAATATTCCTCCACAATTTGTCCCGCTAGCAGAAGCAGAGGTTGCAGCATTTGAACTCTTGGCGGACGAACAGCGTTTTGCATGGACATACATGGCACCACCTGCAGTAATGGAATATGGTGTTCCCAAGCGTGGCAATTTTGTCCTGTCAGGGGATAAATTAGGATTCAACGCGAAGGGTGAGAGCTACACAACGTATGTGGATTATGCGAATGCATTCATTGAGGTCTTATCAAAACCGTTCAACCATGAAACCGTTGGAGTCTATTCAAACTAA
- a CDS encoding TetR/AcrR family transcriptional regulator, producing the protein MDLSPKRDLQRQRTVRYFIDAAKHIATSEGINRITIRNVAELAGYNSATLYNYFENLDQLIAISMVDSITEYLHRLTAITALDLDSLTTFLLAWRCYAECSFANPEIYAYIFDSNHSDYVLSQIDAYFSVYAPESGLYDNVSPSVAAGQNLKNRDALLISPCIDDGYFKESEKTYIMEFCYVVHKGISKRIVSNHYTDASQAVSMFLNYVTEFLNNHLQGDSEIINPQTILAMNY; encoded by the coding sequence ATGGATTTATCACCAAAACGCGATCTTCAACGACAACGAACCGTTCGCTACTTTATCGATGCAGCAAAACATATCGCGACTTCCGAAGGGATTAACCGCATCACAATTCGTAATGTTGCTGAACTGGCTGGATACAATAGTGCAACACTTTATAATTATTTTGAGAATCTTGACCAATTAATTGCGATCAGTATGGTCGACAGTATTACCGAATACCTTCACCGTCTTACAGCAATTACAGCATTGGATTTAGATTCACTCACAACATTTCTTTTAGCGTGGCGATGCTATGCTGAGTGTTCTTTTGCCAATCCTGAAATCTATGCCTATATTTTTGATTCCAATCATTCCGACTATGTCCTTTCACAAATTGATGCTTACTTTTCAGTTTATGCGCCTGAGAGTGGTTTGTATGATAACGTATCACCCAGTGTTGCCGCAGGACAAAATCTCAAAAACCGTGATGCACTCTTAATTTCCCCTTGCATTGATGATGGGTACTTCAAGGAGTCAGAGAAGACATATATTATGGAGTTTTGTTATGTCGTTCATAAAGGTATCTCGAAACGCATTGTATCCAACCATTACACCGATGCCTCCCAAGCAGTTTCAATGTTTCTAAACTATGTAACGGAGTTTCTTAATAACCATTTACAAGGTGATTCTGAAATTATAAATCCGCAAACAATCCTGGCCATGAATTACTAA
- a CDS encoding BCCT family transporter: MEKNKRVTTPKATTDKALFFIPLAIVIVFCALVALFPEGSAAAFNTIFGVITGNFGWALQWFFFANTIIMVYLAFSKYGNKKLGNEKPEFSTPVWLGMLFAAGTSGVAIYWGFSEWFQYATAPPFGLEPLSREAMNMASTYSFFHWGPSAYGLYATVAVVFGFFFFVKREDTNRPSTACASVIGEKNAKGLLGKIIDIVYMMGIIGAVSAAIGLSTPLISAIIVDLFNIEYTLWIDAGVLIFFTVFFVFGVYGGLQKSMKFISNAKLAMVIGLLAFVFLIGPKSYMLNTFTDSMGTFVSDYFRMMLTTEPHSAGTFPQSWTIFFFAWWSAYALNTGIFLARISRGRSIKQLVLGATGASCVGCWLHFMILGYYGMNAYETGLVNVIEIFQTQGITDAIIAIIKTMPLATVVLVVMLAVMAVSTVTVINSAAYTLSIVSTNNLPANEEPARVNRIFWAIALGALGLVLIFIGGLGPIQTISLSTGILTMVIIIIIFIAFFKYDGKKWDEYMERNEREDREKLAAESEEA; this comes from the coding sequence ATGGAAAAGAATAAAAGAGTTACAACTCCTAAAGCAACGACGGATAAGGCATTGTTTTTTATACCCTTAGCGATCGTTATCGTATTCTGTGCACTGGTTGCCTTGTTCCCAGAGGGATCAGCTGCAGCATTTAATACGATCTTTGGAGTTATTACAGGGAATTTTGGATGGGCCTTACAATGGTTCTTCTTTGCAAATACAATCATCATGGTGTATTTAGCATTTAGTAAGTACGGTAATAAAAAACTGGGGAATGAGAAACCTGAATTCAGTACGCCAGTTTGGTTAGGAATGCTATTTGCTGCAGGAACTTCAGGAGTCGCAATCTATTGGGGATTTAGCGAATGGTTCCAATACGCAACTGCACCGCCCTTTGGATTGGAGCCACTATCACGAGAAGCCATGAACATGGCTTCAACCTATAGTTTCTTTCACTGGGGACCATCAGCATATGGATTGTATGCGACAGTAGCCGTTGTCTTTGGATTCTTTTTCTTTGTAAAACGTGAGGATACAAACCGTCCAAGTACTGCTTGTGCTTCTGTTATTGGAGAAAAAAATGCTAAAGGACTCTTAGGTAAGATTATTGACATTGTTTATATGATGGGAATCATCGGGGCTGTATCGGCAGCAATCGGACTCTCGACACCATTAATCAGTGCAATAATTGTTGACTTATTTAATATTGAATACACATTGTGGATTGATGCCGGTGTGCTTATTTTCTTTACAGTATTCTTTGTATTTGGAGTCTATGGCGGACTGCAAAAGTCAATGAAATTTATCAGTAATGCAAAGCTTGCAATGGTTATCGGTTTGCTTGCTTTCGTATTCTTAATTGGCCCCAAATCATACATGCTGAATACATTTACAGACAGTATGGGGACATTCGTAAGTGATTACTTTAGAATGATGCTCACAACAGAACCACACAGTGCAGGAACATTCCCGCAATCGTGGACAATCTTCTTCTTTGCATGGTGGTCTGCTTATGCATTGAATACGGGAATATTCCTAGCACGAATATCGCGTGGTCGTTCGATCAAACAATTGGTACTGGGTGCTACTGGAGCATCATGTGTAGGTTGTTGGTTGCACTTCATGATCTTAGGTTACTATGGAATGAACGCATACGAAACCGGACTTGTAAATGTCATTGAAATATTCCAAACACAAGGGATTACAGATGCAATCATTGCAATAATTAAAACTATGCCATTAGCAACTGTTGTTCTTGTCGTAATGTTAGCGGTTATGGCTGTATCAACAGTTACCGTTATTAACAGTGCTGCTTACACATTGTCAATTGTCTCAACAAACAACCTACCCGCTAATGAAGAGCCAGCTCGTGTTAATCGCATCTTCTGGGCTATCGCATTGGGGGCGCTTGGTTTGGTCTTGATTTTCATCGGTGGTCTGGGACCAATCCAAACTATCAGTCTTTCAACGGGGATTTTGACGATGGTGATCATTATAATTATATTTATAGCTTTCTTTAAATATGATGGTAAGAAATGGGATGAGTATATGGAACGAAACGAACGTGAGGATCGTGAGAAACTTGCGGCAGAAAGTGAGGAAGCATAA
- a CDS encoding ornithine cyclodeaminase family protein translates to MIYITEKQIEGIVNMKMALDVFRQAYVDNVNGDIYTGERMVMPIRGEENCGQWLTAICKNVPFFGSKFSSVFPGNLKKNLPSVCSTISLYSAETGHLQALLEADYLTAIKTGGSAGVATDVMARRDASRLGIIGSGLQAFTQVMAIQEVRDLTEVIVYDLNPEYAAAFVERIKKIQNRPYTVTVAKSADACVESSDIICTCTTSLKPVFSASAVKEGTHINAIGSFTPFMQEIEEAVVVASSRIITEHVDGLWAAAGDVLIPFEKGLIEKERVTGSVGDVLTGKITGRDNDQEITLYESVGSCVLDIAIAIAVYNQVVQ, encoded by the coding sequence ATGATTTATATTACAGAGAAACAAATTGAAGGCATTGTGAATATGAAAATGGCCTTGGATGTATTCCGTCAGGCTTATGTTGATAATGTAAATGGCGATATTTATACAGGAGAGCGCATGGTTATGCCGATTCGTGGTGAAGAAAACTGTGGCCAATGGCTCACTGCTATTTGCAAGAATGTTCCGTTTTTTGGATCAAAGTTCTCTTCAGTATTTCCAGGTAACTTGAAGAAAAATCTTCCAAGTGTTTGTTCGACAATAAGTTTATATTCTGCTGAAACAGGTCATCTTCAAGCACTGTTGGAAGCAGATTATCTGACTGCAATTAAAACTGGCGGTAGTGCTGGGGTTGCGACGGATGTCATGGCACGTCGCGATGCAAGCCGATTGGGAATTATTGGCTCGGGTCTGCAAGCATTTACTCAAGTCATGGCAATTCAAGAAGTTCGCGATCTTACGGAAGTCATCGTGTACGACTTAAATCCCGAGTATGCAGCCGCTTTTGTGGAAAGAATTAAGAAAATACAAAATCGTCCTTACACGGTTACCGTTGCGAAAAGTGCCGATGCATGTGTCGAAAGTTCAGATATTATTTGTACTTGCACCACGTCACTCAAACCTGTGTTTAGTGCCAGTGCAGTTAAAGAAGGTACACATATTAATGCAATTGGTTCATTTACACCGTTTATGCAAGAAATTGAAGAGGCCGTTGTCGTCGCATCAAGTCGCATAATTACGGAGCATGTTGATGGACTGTGGGCAGCCGCAGGCGATGTTCTTATTCCTTTTGAAAAAGGACTCATTGAGAAAGAACGCGTCACGGGCTCAGTTGGTGATGTTTTAACAGGAAAAATAACAGGGCGTGACAACGATCAAGAGATTACATTGTATGAAAGTGTAGGATCATGTGTGTTGGATATTGCGATCGCAATTGCAGTTTACAATCAAGTTGTTCAATAG
- a CDS encoding M20/M25/M40 family metallo-hydrolase, giving the protein MINKDRAIAKFMELVQIDSVSLNERGVADNLTAYFEALGYEVFEDQKSRAAAPQANAGNIIVKIPGVGTKAQDDIIILEAHMDTVEPGNGVKPSITEDGLYVVSDGTTILGADDKAGIAQILEVEAVLRENNLDHPPLELVFAISEEIGLLGAFNLDTGIVKGKMGFVLDGGGGPGTAIIGGPDYYDIVGKIIGKASHAGVAPDQGISSIQVMADAISNMKLLKVDEDTTTNIGRVICDYPTNVVPEVTRFEMEIRSLVPEKAQKQLKHVQDTLQASADKFGARLEFEVSQSLHAYHHDDSTPVIQRYKAMCERHGLEYEGIVMRGGTDVSGLTFNGIDAICLAAGGEYAHELRERLIIDEFLANIQQVLWLVTE; this is encoded by the coding sequence ATGATTAATAAAGATCGTGCGATTGCAAAGTTTATGGAACTTGTTCAAATTGATAGTGTCAGTTTGAATGAACGTGGTGTTGCTGATAATCTGACAGCATACTTTGAAGCATTGGGCTATGAAGTCTTTGAGGACCAAAAGTCACGTGCCGCAGCACCCCAAGCAAATGCTGGGAACATTATTGTAAAGATTCCTGGAGTTGGGACAAAAGCACAAGATGACATTATTATTCTCGAAGCGCATATGGATACAGTTGAACCTGGGAATGGTGTTAAGCCTTCAATTACAGAAGATGGACTGTATGTTGTTTCTGATGGTACTACAATCTTGGGTGCTGATGATAAAGCGGGAATTGCGCAAATCCTCGAAGTTGAGGCTGTATTGCGTGAAAACAATTTAGATCACCCACCACTTGAGCTTGTTTTTGCAATTTCTGAAGAAATTGGTTTACTGGGTGCATTCAACCTTGATACGGGTATTGTAAAAGGTAAAATGGGCTTTGTCCTCGATGGCGGCGGAGGCCCGGGTACAGCAATTATTGGTGGACCGGACTATTATGACATTGTTGGTAAAATTATCGGTAAGGCTTCACATGCCGGAGTTGCACCCGATCAAGGTATCTCATCCATTCAAGTGATGGCCGATGCCATTAGCAATATGAAACTGCTTAAAGTTGATGAAGATACAACTACAAACATTGGTCGTGTCATCTGTGACTATCCAACCAATGTTGTTCCAGAAGTAACACGTTTTGAAATGGAAATACGTAGCCTTGTTCCTGAAAAAGCTCAGAAACAATTGAAACATGTTCAAGATACACTACAAGCATCGGCTGATAAATTTGGAGCTCGTTTGGAATTTGAAGTAAGCCAATCACTTCATGCTTATCATCATGATGATAGCACACCCGTTATTCAACGCTACAAAGCAATGTGTGAACGCCATGGACTTGAGTACGAAGGCATCGTCATGCGTGGTGGTACGGATGTCAGCGGACTTACATTTAATGGCATCGATGCTATTTGTCTTGCAGCGGGTGGCGAATATGCTCACGAACTTCGCGAACGACTCATTATTGATGAGTTCCTTGCAAATATCCAACAAGTTCTTTGGTTGGTAACAGAATAA